CATCTGCTGCCGCGTGCCGTCTGGCGATCTCAAGTGTGTCGTCGGAAGAGCAATCATCTATGACGATCAGCTCCAGATCTCGCAGCGTCTGGCCCCGCACGCTGCTGATGGCTTCGTCGAGGTATTCGGATGAGTTGTAGCAGGCCATAATGGCCGTAAGCCTGTTGCTTCGAGGGCTCATGAGGTTTAAAAGCGGATTACGCCGAGTTTTTCGTGCACTATCTCCGGCTGCCGGTAGTTCTCTCCGCACCATTCAGTGTACGCCTGAAGGGCGCCGTCAAAGACGTTGTCCGGATGGCAGTCGTCGACGACGATCCTACTACCCGGCGTCATGAACTGCGCGATCGAGTTCAACGCCCGCGACACGGGTCGGTATAGGTCTACGTCGATCAGCGCAAATGCGATCGGCGCGAACTGGCCATAGTCGAGAGCCCCAGCGTCCCCTTGAACCAACTCCACGTCCCCGTGTCCGCTGAGCGCGAGTGAACGCTCGACCCAGCTTCGGCGATTCATGCTAAATCCCGTGTAGTCCAGGCTTCGGCGCTCGATGACCGGCGCGCGCACGCGGATCTCGTGGCCGACGTCGGCCGCGAGGAACCCGTCGAACGTGTCGATCGCGACATAGCGCCTGCGCCTGCCGAGGTCCGCGAGATGTTCTCGTAGATAGATCGTCGTGGCGCAGGCGAAACACCCTACTTCAACCACCGCGCCGTCTACGGACCTTACCTCGTCGAGCATGGATACCAGAAACCCGAGCTGGGCGGGTC
Above is a window of Gemmatimonadaceae bacterium DNA encoding:
- a CDS encoding class I SAM-dependent methyltransferase, whose product is MLLRGVQRAFKDLAFRTPAARFLMPRYHYNFRPAQLGFLVSMLDEVRSVDGAVVEVGCFACATTIYLREHLADLGRRRRYVAIDTFDGFLAADVGHEIRVRAPVIERRSLDYTGFSMNRRSWVERSLALSGHGDVELVQGDAGALDYGQFAPIAFALIDVDLYRPVSRALNSIAQFMTPGSRIVVDDCHPDNVFDGALQAYTEWCGENYRQPEIVHEKLGVIRF